In Sardina pilchardus chromosome 8, fSarPil1.1, whole genome shotgun sequence, a genomic segment contains:
- the lzts3b gene encoding leucine zipper putative tumor suppressor 3 gives MVKENARSPLPSPPPSGVAMGSVGSGVAGEQEFAMKSVGTRTTLPRMAPHHLPRRSHSAERVPPPLLPSLIHPMSEGTEVGTEGGSSDGRSSSATSDRPPPTTSMESSSVLTSPPTERAERAERAFREVHRGVLALDLCGNVVAAAASHEKTAQRVRMVTGHQQQSREASKAKAMAGAAAAAAAAMAAANNPKPKLKPKPKAEKTPPKLLPVSGKLEHVREKNSSALVRPSAFKPVVPKSFHSMQNLVGRAGGGDSSNIPQPLRELDSPPGDTDGNGAGGGGQSGMSDSGSNSLSSLPTYSSSGPAALGPLSASTSHLNRLGTSAAPAASTSVGTNTAGGATGDKPAYQNGLGLSASDSGRSSSGKSSSSYPRLCHQVDIPATVRPSPSSDDIIQDLEDRLWEKEQEVLHMRRNLEQSEAAMVQVFEEKQRVWEREMEELRQNYAVRLQQVTRRAQRSQQALQGHVTRLQQDKARLQDEMAALMAQRQELERKCLDYRKEQADILPRLEETKWEVCQKVGEISLLKQQLRESQGEVTQRASEMLSLRGQLKELTAQLKHQEEAILGLKESYNCKSLELKRCEAELQRTLAEVSMLRDKLLVFEAEVLGLRRALGERSHGHGHGHESGGGSLSSGHWASLPCRNPSDGSLMPLSSHPALPLSLPPSEALLSLQSDEAKAQRREAGDLRRQLERLQEELRAERQQRERQALTFAQERHVWHDEKERVLKYQAQLQLSYVETLQKNQALERRVGQLGQRLASSSSSSPCPSPGSPPPTTTTTTTTALTPPTILQPPLLPLSPPPSLPTPEELKLPPSLHQLAPPWPGPSRLERIESTEI, from the exons GGAGGGGGGCTCCAGCGACGGGCGCAGCAGCAGCGCCACCTCCGACCGACCTCCGCCCACCACCAGCATGGAGTCGTCCAGCGTGCTCACCTCGCCGCCCACCGAGCGTGCCGAGCGTGCCGAGCGTGCCTTCCGCGAGGTCCACCGGGGCGTGCTGGCGCTCGACCTGTGCGGGAACGTGGTGGCCGCCGCCGCCAGTCACGAGAAGACGGCCCAGCGCGTGCGCATGGTGACCGGCCATCAGCAGCAGAGCCGAGAGGCCAGCAAAGCCAAAGCTATGGCCGGGGCCGCcgccgctgcagctgctgccaTGGCTGCTGCCAACAACCCCAAACCCAAACTCAAGCCCAAGCCCAAAGCAGAGAAGACGCCCCCCAAACTCCTGCCTGTGTCGGGGAAACTGGAGCACGTGCGGGAAAAG AATAGCTCAGCCTTGGTGCGCCCCTCTGCCTTCAAGCCTGTGGTGCCCAAGAGCTTCCACTCCATGCAGAACCTGGTGG ggagagcaggaggaggagacagcTCCAACATCCCACAGCCTCTCCGAGAGCTGGACAG CCCTCCGGGAGACACCGACGGGAACGGCGCGGGCGGCGGAGGGCAGAGCGGCATGTCGGACTCGGGCAGCAACTCCCTGAGCAGCCTGCCCACCTACAGCAGCTCAGGCCCAGCCGCCCTCGGGCCCCTCAGTGCCTCCACCAGCCACCTCAACCGGCTGGGCACCAGCGCCGCACCCGCCGCCAGCACTAGCGTGGGCACCAACACGGCCGGGGGGGCCACGGGGGACAAGCCCGCCTACCAGAACGGCCTGGGCCTCAGCGCCTCGGACAGCGGACGCTCCTCGTCCGGGAAGAGCTCCTCGTCTTATCCGCGGCTCTGTCACCAAGTGGACATCCCCGCCACGGTCCGCCCCTCCCCGTCCTCCGACGACATCATCCAGGACCTGGAGGACCGCCTCTGGGAGAAGGAGCAAGAG GTGCTGCACATGCGGCGCAACCTGGAGCAGAGCGAGGCGGCCATGGTGCAGGTGTTTGAGGAGAAGCAGCGCGTGTGGGAGCGCGAGATGGAGGAGCTGCGGCAGAACTACGCCGTGCGGCTGCAGCAGGTGACGCGGCGCGCCCAGCGCTCCCAGCAGGCGCTCCAGGGCCACGTGACGCGGCTGCAGCAGGACAAGGCCCGCCTGCAGGACGAGATGGCCGCGCTCATGGCCCAGCGCCAGGAGCTGGAGCGCAAGTGCCTGGACTACAGGAAGGAGCAGGCCGACATCCTGCCGCGCCTGGAGGAGACCAAGTGGGAG GTGTGTCAGAAGGTGGGTGAGATCTCGCTGCTGAAGCAGCAGCTCCGTGAGAGCCAGGGCGAGGTGACGCAGCGGGCCAGCGAGATGCTGTCGCTCCGGGGGCAGCTGAAGGAGCTGACGGCCCAGCTCAAGCACCAGGAGGAGGCCATCCTGGGCCTCAAGGAGTCCTACAACTGCAAGAGCCTGGAGCTCAAACGCTGTGAGGCCGAGCTGCAGAGAACTTTGGCTGAG GTGTCCATGTTGAGAGATAAGCTGCTGGTGTTTGAGGCCGAGGTGCTGGGGCTCCGTCGGGCTCTGGGGGAGAGGAGTCACGGCCATGGGCACGGCCACGAGTCGGGAGGAGGGAGCCTGTCCTCGGGCCACTGGGCCAGCCTGCCCTGCCGGAACCCGTCGGACGGCAGCCTGATGCCGCTCTCGTCCCACCCGGCGCTGCCGCTGTCGCTGCCGCCGTCCGAGGCGCTGCTGAGCCTGCAGAGCGACGAGGCCAAGGCGCAGCGGCGCGAGGCGGGCGACCTGCGGCGGCAGCTGGAGCGGCTGCAGGAGGAGCTGCGCGCCGAGCGGCAGCAGCGCGAGCGCCAGGCGCTCACCTTCGCCCAGGAGCGCCACGTGTGGCACGACGAGAAGGAGCGCGTGCTCAAGTACCAGGCGCAGCTGCAGCTCAGCTACGTGGAGACGCTGCAGAAGAACCAGGCGCTGGAGCGCCGCGTGGGCCAGCTGGGCCAGAGACtggcctcctcgtcctcctcctcgccctgcCCGTCGCCCGGATCACccccgcccaccaccaccaccaccaccaccactgccctcACGCCGCCCACCATCCTGCAGCCCCCCCTGctgcctctctccccacctccctccctccccacccctgaGGAGCTCAAGCTGCCCCCCTCACTCCACCAGCTGGCTCCACCCTGGCCCGGGCCCTCCAGGCTGGAGCGGATCGAGTCCACAGAGatttga